One Bacillota bacterium genomic region harbors:
- the secD gene encoding protein translocase subunit SecD, whose protein sequence is MRPGTLWRLVGIAVLVIACGFAVYKLPMNLGLDLRGGTRMVLEARDTDTVRADEDAVARAKEVIERRVNQLGVAEPAIYRQGSRRIVVELAGVKDPQRAKEIVGRTAQLEFRDEQGKVIMTGNDLKNATAGSDEYGRPAVHFELTSEGARKFEKATRENIGRPIAIYLDQELLSAPVVQSVIKDKGQITGIGSMDRAKDLSMMLRAGALPVPLDLLHSEVLEPTLGKESIDQSKIAAVVGAGLVVLFMLMMYRLPGLMADVALAVYALIVLAVLACVHAVLTLPGIAGLILSVGMAVDANVIIFERIKEEIRGGKRLRAAIEAGFTRAFGCILDSNVTTLITAGVLYVYGTGAVRGFAVTLGLGVLASMFTAIVVTRVLMTTVVDRNPERYARYFGA, encoded by the coding sequence ATGAGGCCAGGAACCCTCTGGAGGCTCGTCGGAATCGCTGTCCTGGTGATTGCGTGTGGTTTCGCTGTGTACAAGCTGCCCATGAACCTCGGCCTCGACCTGCGGGGCGGCACCCGCATGGTCCTCGAGGCGAGGGACACCGACACGGTGAGAGCCGACGAGGACGCTGTGGCGCGCGCTAAGGAAGTCATAGAGAGAAGAGTCAATCAGCTGGGTGTCGCCGAGCCGGCGATCTACCGGCAAGGCTCAAGGAGGATCGTAGTCGAGCTGGCAGGGGTAAAGGACCCGCAAAGAGCCAAGGAGATAGTCGGCAGAACAGCGCAGCTCGAGTTCAGGGACGAGCAGGGGAAAGTGATAATGACCGGCAACGACCTGAAGAACGCGACTGCGGGATCTGATGAGTACGGGCGACCCGCCGTCCACTTCGAGCTTACGAGCGAGGGCGCGAGGAAATTCGAGAAGGCGACTCGCGAGAACATCGGCCGCCCGATCGCCATATACCTCGACCAGGAGCTTCTGTCCGCTCCAGTAGTGCAGAGCGTTATCAAGGACAAGGGCCAGATCACGGGGATCGGCAGCATGGATAGAGCCAAGGATCTCTCCATGATGCTTCGTGCAGGCGCGCTGCCCGTGCCATTGGACCTTCTTCACAGCGAAGTGCTGGAACCCACGCTGGGCAAGGAGTCCATCGACCAAAGCAAGATCGCGGCCGTCGTGGGCGCGGGACTTGTCGTGCTTTTCATGCTAATGATGTATAGGCTGCCCGGCTTGATGGCAGACGTAGCTCTCGCTGTGTACGCACTCATCGTCCTTGCGGTCTTGGCGTGTGTCCACGCTGTGCTCACGCTGCCGGGCATAGCGGGACTGATTCTCTCCGTAGGTATGGCTGTAGACGCGAACGTGATCATCTTTGAGAGAATCAAAGAGGAGATACGAGGCGGAAAACGCCTGCGGGCGGCGATCGAGGCCGGGTTCACCCGGGCATTCGGGTGCATACTCGACTCCAACGTGACCACGCTTATCACCGCCGGGGTGTTGTACGTGTACGGGACGGGAGCGGTTCGCGGCTTCGCAGTGACCCTCGGGCTCGGCGTACTGGCCAGCATGTTCACAGCGATAGTCGTGACGCGCGTCTTGATGACAACCGTCGTGGACCGGAACCCCGAGAGGTACGCAAGGTACTTCGGCGCGTAA
- a CDS encoding HD domain-containing protein: MALVLDDVRRIPEVRVFVEKADEHLAAIGLTEHGTRHASLVSQIARNILERLGHSEREAELAAIAGFMHDIGNMAGRDHHGAVGAALATMILLKVEMDPSEVAQVAGAIGNHEEQVGQAVNNVAAALILADKSDVHRSRVRNVDPATFEIHDRVNYAVLRSFLRVDAQARNVTLELEIDMELSPVMDYFEIFLARMVMCRRAAQFLNCRFRLEINGAKLL, translated from the coding sequence ATGGCTCTGGTACTAGACGATGTCAGGAGAATCCCTGAGGTGAGGGTATTCGTGGAAAAGGCGGACGAACACCTCGCTGCCATAGGCCTCACCGAGCACGGGACAAGGCACGCCTCGCTGGTCTCACAGATAGCGCGGAATATCCTGGAGCGCCTCGGCCATTCCGAGAGGGAGGCGGAGCTTGCCGCGATCGCCGGCTTCATGCACGACATAGGCAACATGGCCGGCCGCGATCACCATGGAGCCGTGGGTGCCGCGCTGGCCACGATGATCCTCCTCAAGGTTGAGATGGATCCGTCCGAGGTCGCTCAGGTGGCGGGCGCCATAGGCAACCACGAGGAACAGGTTGGACAGGCGGTCAACAACGTTGCGGCTGCGCTCATTCTAGCAGACAAGTCGGATGTTCACCGTTCGAGGGTGAGAAACGTCGATCCGGCCACGTTCGAGATCCATGACCGCGTCAACTACGCGGTCCTCCGCTCGTTCCTCCGGGTGGACGCCCAGGCCCGCAACGTCACTCTCGAACTCGAGATCGACATGGAGTTGTCACCGGTGATGGACTACTTCGAGATCTTCCTGGCAAGGATGGTGATGTGCAGGCGGGCGGCCCAGTTCCTCAACTGTCGTTTTCGACTCGAGATAAACGGCGCCAAGCTGCTGTAG
- a CDS encoding C40 family peptidase, with the protein MAFSQSVVIMLVVVMLAASLMTLHGDAGAPSSEVWFVGRNVADVRGEPADDAERVTQAHIGTEVVVIAGSGDWVKVRIPAQGDYLGWMRRADLVPASKAAAFASSKQLALVRVARATVLRDEGRSGREVAAVTMGARLAVIRRQGDLVQVALPAGESGYIAENAVVLCDRDNGPPRRGVGDIIKTAEQLLGTPYLWGGMSADGIDCSGFVYTVFYVNGVILPRDAHDQYAVGTPVDRAGLLPGDLVFYSTYAKGASHVGVYTGGQKVIQSGSATGGVAVIGLDDPHYGPKYIGARRVL; encoded by the coding sequence ATGGCGTTTTCGCAAAGCGTCGTCATCATGCTTGTGGTGGTGATGCTCGCGGCTTCCCTGATGACCTTGCACGGGGATGCCGGCGCGCCATCCTCTGAGGTCTGGTTCGTTGGGAGGAATGTCGCCGACGTGCGTGGAGAGCCTGCAGACGACGCAGAGCGTGTCACTCAGGCACACATCGGCACTGAGGTCGTGGTCATCGCGGGCTCCGGTGACTGGGTCAAGGTCCGAATCCCCGCGCAGGGAGACTACCTGGGTTGGATGAGGAGAGCGGACCTCGTTCCGGCAAGCAAGGCAGCGGCTTTCGCTTCCTCAAAGCAGCTCGCCTTGGTGCGAGTTGCGAGGGCCACGGTGCTGCGCGACGAGGGGCGTTCCGGACGGGAAGTCGCTGCAGTTACCATGGGGGCGCGCCTCGCTGTCATACGAAGACAGGGCGACCTCGTGCAGGTCGCTCTGCCGGCCGGTGAGTCCGGGTACATCGCCGAGAACGCCGTCGTCCTCTGTGACCGGGACAACGGGCCCCCTCGCAGAGGCGTGGGAGACATCATCAAGACGGCGGAGCAGCTCCTGGGAACCCCATACTTGTGGGGCGGCATGAGCGCGGATGGGATAGATTGCTCTGGCTTCGTGTACACAGTGTTCTACGTCAACGGCGTCATCCTCCCGCGAGACGCTCACGACCAGTACGCGGTGGGCACGCCTGTGGACCGCGCGGGTCTCCTCCCCGGTGATCTCGTGTTCTATTCAACGTACGCCAAGGGGGCATCCCATGTGGGAGTGTACACCGGCGGCCAAAAGGTGATCCAGTCCGGGTCAGCGACCGGTGGAGTCGCCGTAATCGGCTTGGACGACCCGCACTACGGCCCCAAGTACATCGGCGCCCGCAGAGTGCTTTGA
- a CDS encoding DUF881 domain-containing protein → MTLRRHPRYERREDGANTWGMLRPLLVCASVLLALDSVALARRMSLFRLPGEMGELEMLRRSGYSVALQLRSLADAFEVEDVPYVKNALTRLEAAVGLAASPVEVARALSVEARDAEEAIGFARAGFASWSRVEQERQRRDEIRRLQEDIGGLREELTRLREAAGAAELAGPGVVVRAYDAQDGYRSREIVHERDIKEILNLLFCAGAQGAEVGGQRMTAQSSVRCAGPVILVNQQPIPVNPVVIKAVGSPGELDAALTEIAARFARDGKRLEVEKASTVTLMAYVRR, encoded by the coding sequence TTGACGCTCCGGCGCCACCCGAGGTACGAGAGACGAGAAGATGGCGCGAACACATGGGGCATGCTGCGGCCTCTTCTCGTGTGCGCATCCGTGCTGCTCGCCCTCGATAGCGTGGCTCTCGCCCGGCGGATGTCGCTCTTCCGCCTTCCCGGAGAAATGGGTGAACTCGAGATGCTCCGCCGCAGTGGTTACAGCGTGGCGTTACAATTGCGTTCGCTGGCGGACGCGTTCGAGGTGGAGGATGTACCATACGTCAAGAACGCGCTCACCCGGCTCGAGGCAGCCGTGGGGCTTGCCGCAAGTCCGGTGGAGGTGGCGAGGGCGCTTTCCGTGGAGGCGAGGGACGCCGAAGAGGCCATCGGTTTTGCGCGGGCGGGCTTCGCCTCATGGTCCAGGGTGGAACAAGAGAGACAGAGACGGGACGAGATTCGGCGGCTGCAGGAAGACATCGGGGGGCTCCGTGAAGAGCTCACTAGACTGAGGGAGGCCGCCGGCGCTGCCGAGCTTGCGGGGCCCGGGGTCGTCGTCCGGGCCTACGACGCGCAGGATGGTTACCGGAGCCGCGAGATCGTTCATGAGCGGGACATCAAGGAGATCCTGAACCTTCTGTTTTGCGCAGGGGCGCAAGGCGCGGAGGTGGGCGGGCAGCGCATGACAGCGCAGTCCTCGGTTCGGTGCGCCGGGCCCGTCATTCTCGTGAACCAGCAGCCGATCCCCGTGAATCCCGTGGTGATCAAGGCGGTCGGCTCTCCTGGCGAGCTGGACGCCGCCCTGACCGAGATCGCCGCGCGGTTCGCCCGGGACGGGAAGAGGCTTGAGGTGGAAAAAGCGAGCACGGTCACACTCATGGCGTACGTGAGACGATGA
- the secF gene encoding protein translocase subunit SecF: MDIIGKRRLFLAISGILVVCGIIALLTRGLNLGVDFTGGSLLRLRFERPVRASEVSEALTGAELADMHLQKAVVQPISGTNDVQVRAQVGGRPLNDEQIGRIVAALSRALGQVSVVESQLVEGVIGRELLSKALMAVLVSWIGIVVYVSLRFEFKFAVAAVLALIHDTIIVLGAFAVMGRQVNSPFIAAVLTIIGYSINDTIVIFDKIRENLRLRKKETLEELTNKSLLQTLRRSLNTVATTLLAVVALFLFGGASIKDFSLALMIGLIVGTYSSIFVASPVWLEWRMWERARQQRRAAAGAKTRETGPASAR; the protein is encoded by the coding sequence GTGGACATAATCGGCAAGAGGCGCTTGTTCCTTGCCATATCAGGGATACTCGTGGTTTGTGGGATCATAGCGCTCCTCACGCGAGGCCTGAACCTTGGGGTCGACTTCACCGGCGGGTCCCTGCTCAGGCTGAGGTTTGAGAGGCCGGTCAGGGCGAGCGAGGTTTCGGAGGCGCTCACGGGCGCGGAGCTCGCGGACATGCACCTCCAGAAGGCCGTGGTCCAGCCCATATCTGGTACAAACGACGTGCAAGTGAGGGCGCAGGTGGGGGGGCGCCCACTAAATGATGAGCAGATAGGGAGGATCGTAGCCGCGCTTTCCCGCGCGCTTGGTCAGGTCAGCGTGGTCGAATCCCAGTTGGTCGAGGGGGTCATCGGGAGGGAGCTCCTCAGCAAGGCTCTCATGGCGGTCTTGGTGTCGTGGATCGGGATAGTCGTATACGTGTCCCTTCGCTTCGAATTCAAGTTCGCGGTGGCGGCGGTGCTCGCCCTCATACACGATACAATAATAGTACTGGGCGCGTTCGCGGTCATGGGGAGACAGGTGAATAGCCCCTTCATCGCGGCTGTGCTGACGATAATCGGGTATTCCATCAACGACACCATAGTGATATTCGACAAGATACGGGAGAACCTCAGACTTAGGAAGAAAGAGACTCTGGAGGAGCTGACGAACAAGAGCCTACTGCAGACGCTGAGAAGGTCGTTGAACACGGTGGCAACTACCCTGCTTGCCGTGGTCGCTCTATTCCTCTTCGGCGGAGCTAGCATCAAGGATTTCAGCCTTGCTCTGATGATCGGCCTCATCGTGGGGACGTACTCGTCGATATTCGTGGCGAGCCCCGTATGGCTTGAGTGGCGCATGTGGGAGAGGGCCAGGCAGCAGCGGAGGGCCGCCGCGGGGGCCAAGACAAGGGAAACAGGGCCGGCGAGTGCCCGGTGA
- a CDS encoding aspartate carbamoyltransferase catalytic subunit encodes MQLRHKDLLGLEYLERDEIELILDTAVPMKEVLARDIKKLPTLRGKTMVNLFYEPSTRTRTSFELAGKWMGADVTNIATSTSSVAKGESLKDTARTLESLGANYIVIRHQMAGAPHLVARTVRASVINAGDGRHEHPTQALLDLFTIKERLGRVEGLEVVIVGDILHSRVARSNIWGLLKLGARVTVCAPRTLIPQDVSRLGVRVTCDLEEALAEADVVNVLRLQLERQKKGLLPSIREYSEMYGLTRERLRRCKPGVLVLHPGPANLGVEITEEVAECPNAAVREQVTNGVACRMAVLYLLSGGGKPGEATA; translated from the coding sequence ATGCAGCTAAGACACAAGGACTTGTTGGGCCTGGAGTACCTGGAACGCGACGAGATCGAGCTCATCCTTGACACGGCCGTGCCCATGAAAGAGGTGCTCGCGAGGGACATCAAGAAGCTGCCGACCCTTCGTGGAAAGACCATGGTGAATCTCTTCTACGAACCGAGCACGAGGACCAGGACATCGTTCGAGCTCGCGGGCAAATGGATGGGCGCGGACGTCACGAACATAGCCACGTCCACCAGTAGCGTCGCGAAGGGTGAGAGCCTGAAGGACACCGCACGAACCCTTGAGTCCTTGGGGGCGAACTATATAGTCATCCGCCACCAGATGGCTGGCGCCCCGCACCTGGTGGCGCGGACGGTGAGGGCTTCGGTGATAAACGCCGGCGACGGCAGGCACGAGCACCCGACCCAGGCTCTCCTCGACCTCTTCACCATCAAGGAGCGCCTCGGCCGAGTGGAAGGCCTCGAGGTTGTCATCGTTGGCGATATCCTGCACAGTCGCGTGGCAAGGTCGAACATCTGGGGGCTCTTGAAACTCGGCGCCCGCGTCACGGTGTGCGCGCCGAGGACTCTCATCCCACAGGACGTCTCACGCTTGGGAGTGCGGGTGACTTGCGACCTCGAGGAGGCGTTGGCCGAGGCCGACGTGGTGAACGTCCTCAGGCTTCAGCTGGAGAGACAGAAGAAGGGCCTGCTCCCCAGCATCAGAGAGTACTCAGAGATGTACGGCCTGACCCGCGAGAGGCTCCGGAGGTGCAAGCCTGGCGTGCTCGTCCTGCACCCCGGTCCCGCGAACCTAGGGGTGGAGATCACGGAAGAGGTCGCGGAATGCCCCAACGCGGCCGTGCGCGAGCAGGTCACCAACGGAGTTGCGTGCCGCATGGCCGTGCTGTATCTGCTATCGGGGGGAGGGAAACCCGGTGAAGCTACTGCTTAA
- the tgt gene encoding tRNA guanosine(34) transglycosylase Tgt has product MSITFRIVGRAPSGNARAGEIVTRHGVIRTPVFMPVGTQGSVKGISPDELLEMGAEMILANTYHLYLRPGAELVREAGGLHAFMNWHRGILTDSGGFQVASLSDLRSITDDGVEFRSHIDGSKHFLTPEKAVAIQEALGADVAMVFDECVRYPADRAYVREAVRRTTEWARRCKVAHRREDQALFGIVQGGVFPDLREESARALTDIDFPGYAIGGLSVGEPKGLMFEALERACAHLPEEKPRYLMGVGTPEDVLEGVRRGVDMFDCVLPTRIARHGTAFTSTGRIIVRDASYARDFSPLDPGCDCMVCRRYTRSYIRHLLRAGEILGLRLVSYHNLYFLIRVMNRIRASIIDGSFSGARQEFWDVCGIDSRIPGETAEQR; this is encoded by the coding sequence GTGAGCATAACCTTCAGAATCGTTGGTCGTGCACCGTCCGGCAACGCGCGTGCGGGCGAGATAGTCACGCGTCACGGGGTGATTCGGACACCGGTCTTCATGCCTGTGGGCACCCAGGGCAGCGTCAAGGGTATCTCCCCCGACGAGCTGCTGGAGATGGGGGCGGAAATGATCCTCGCGAACACGTACCATCTCTATTTGCGGCCGGGAGCGGAACTCGTTCGCGAAGCAGGTGGGCTACACGCTTTCATGAACTGGCACAGGGGTATACTAACTGACAGCGGAGGATTTCAAGTGGCGAGCCTGTCGGACCTCCGCAGCATCACCGACGACGGGGTGGAGTTCAGGTCGCATATAGACGGTTCGAAGCACTTCTTGACGCCGGAGAAGGCTGTCGCGATTCAAGAGGCGCTGGGTGCGGACGTCGCCATGGTTTTCGACGAGTGCGTGCGCTATCCGGCTGATCGCGCGTACGTCAGAGAGGCTGTGCGGCGGACGACTGAGTGGGCGAGAAGATGCAAGGTCGCTCACAGAAGGGAGGATCAAGCCCTTTTCGGGATCGTGCAGGGAGGCGTCTTCCCTGACCTTCGAGAGGAAAGCGCGAGGGCCCTGACGGATATTGATTTCCCCGGGTACGCGATAGGAGGGCTATCCGTTGGCGAGCCCAAAGGCCTGATGTTCGAGGCGCTTGAGCGCGCCTGCGCGCACCTGCCTGAAGAGAAACCGAGGTACTTGATGGGAGTGGGGACGCCTGAGGACGTCTTGGAGGGCGTCCGACGGGGAGTTGACATGTTCGATTGTGTCCTGCCGACTCGGATAGCAAGGCACGGAACAGCCTTCACCAGCACAGGACGGATCATTGTCAGGGATGCGTCGTACGCTCGCGACTTCTCACCGCTCGACCCAGGCTGCGATTGCATGGTCTGTCGGAGGTACACGCGTTCATACATTCGGCATCTGCTAAGAGCCGGAGAGATCCTCGGCTTGAGACTGGTATCCTACCACAATCTGTACTTCCTCATTCGTGTCATGAACAGGATACGCGCCTCCATAATAGACGGCTCGTTTAGCGGAGCGAGGCAGGAGTTTTGGGACGTCTGTGGAATTGACTCACGTATTCCCGGAGAAACCGCAGAGCAGAGGTGA
- the yajC gene encoding preprotein translocase subunit YajC: protein MPAQQGSLVSSIMMFALMFVVFYFFLIRPQQIQQKKRREMLNSLRKGNHIITVGGIYGQIVDVKEDSLLVEIAEKVRIKTTRAAVGAVLGKGEAARDKEPELAGGQ from the coding sequence ATGCCCGCACAACAAGGGTCGCTCGTCTCGAGTATCATGATGTTCGCGCTGATGTTCGTCGTGTTCTACTTCTTCCTCATCAGACCGCAGCAGATTCAGCAGAAGAAGAGGCGGGAGATGTTGAACTCCCTTCGCAAGGGGAACCACATCATCACCGTGGGGGGCATATACGGTCAGATCGTGGACGTCAAGGAGGACTCGTTGTTGGTCGAGATTGCCGAGAAGGTCCGCATCAAGACGACCCGAGCCGCGGTCGGTGCCGTGCTTGGGAAGGGAGAGGCGGCGCGCGACAAGGAGCCGGAGCTGGCAGGGGGCCAATGA
- the pyrR gene encoding bifunctional pyr operon transcriptional regulator/uracil phosphoribosyltransferase PyrR produces MPLVDKARIMDADGMRRATVRIAHEILEKNQDVEKLALVGIRTRGFPLATRLVEAIRKIEGKVLPVGVLDITLYRDDLSTIDVQPQVRKTEIPFDVSKRDIVLVDDVIFTGRTARAALDAIMDLGRPSRIQLAVLVDRGHREVPIRPDFVGKNVPTSRREIISVRLEEVDGKDEVVIQESEESGITGERP; encoded by the coding sequence GTGCCTCTAGTCGACAAGGCCCGGATCATGGATGCTGACGGGATGAGGCGAGCGACTGTGCGGATAGCCCACGAGATCCTCGAGAAGAACCAAGACGTCGAGAAGCTGGCGCTCGTTGGCATCAGAACGAGGGGGTTTCCGCTTGCGACCAGGCTTGTGGAAGCCATACGCAAGATCGAGGGGAAGGTCCTGCCGGTCGGAGTGCTCGACATCACTCTCTATCGGGACGACCTCAGCACCATCGACGTGCAACCGCAGGTCCGCAAGACTGAGATCCCCTTCGACGTCTCGAAACGGGACATAGTCCTCGTTGACGACGTGATATTCACGGGGCGGACGGCTCGCGCCGCGCTCGATGCCATCATGGACCTGGGCCGGCCATCAAGGATCCAGCTCGCCGTGCTGGTGGACCGGGGCCACCGCGAGGTGCCGATCAGGCCCGATTTTGTCGGGAAAAACGTCCCGACCTCGCGGAGGGAGATCATCAGCGTGAGGCTCGAGGAAGTGGACGGCAAAGACGAAGTGGTGATCCAAGAGTCTGAGGAATCGGGAATCACGGGCGAACGGCCTTGA
- a CDS encoding cytidine deaminase has product MDHAGLIEIARAARERAYAPYSRFKVGAALLARSGRVYAGCNVENASYPAGICAERCAVAKAVSEGESEFSAIAVVGDTEGPCAPCGICRQVLAEFGTDIDVVMANLKGDVKVVRVEDLLPGAFTGRDMSPTAGGGTREG; this is encoded by the coding sequence ATGGACCACGCCGGACTTATCGAGATCGCGAGGGCCGCGAGGGAACGCGCGTACGCTCCCTACTCTCGATTCAAGGTGGGAGCCGCGCTCCTCGCAAGGAGCGGCCGGGTGTACGCGGGCTGCAACGTGGAGAACGCCTCTTATCCTGCTGGGATTTGCGCTGAGCGCTGCGCTGTTGCGAAAGCGGTGTCAGAAGGGGAGAGCGAGTTCTCCGCGATAGCGGTCGTTGGAGACACCGAAGGCCCGTGTGCGCCGTGCGGCATTTGTAGGCAGGTCTTGGCCGAGTTCGGCACGGACATCGATGTTGTCATGGCGAACCTCAAAGGGGATGTCAAGGTGGTTAGGGTGGAGGACCTCCTGCCCGGGGCGTTCACGGGCCGAGACATGTCGCCGACGGCGGGAGGGGGCACGCGCGAAGGGTGA
- the queA gene encoding tRNA preQ1(34) S-adenosylmethionine ribosyltransferase-isomerase QueA, whose product MKVADFDFDLPPELVAEEPLERRDESRLMVVPRDGEIEHRSFRDIADYLRKGDALVLNDTRVMKARLVGKREGTGGRVEVLLLSRVDAPGGREGEVGRGPEERGESASETWEVLVKPGRKALPGTRLSFDGRLVGDVLSRTPAGGRIVRFVACGAFDRVVEEIGRVPLPPYIRREIADPERYQTVYADRNKQASAAAPTAGLHFTRELLESIERKGVRIVRVTLHVGLGTFRPVKVERVEDHVMHAEYFEVSEEAASALTQTRVGGGRVFAVGTTAVRTLESLRTHGDGSVEPLSGWTTKFIYPGYRFQLVDALVTNFHLPRSTLLMLVCAFGGYDRIMSAYGIAVRSRYRFFTFGDAMLVL is encoded by the coding sequence GTGAAGGTTGCGGACTTCGACTTCGACCTGCCGCCGGAGCTCGTCGCCGAGGAGCCTCTGGAGCGTAGAGACGAGTCGCGCCTGATGGTCGTGCCCAGGGACGGCGAGATAGAGCACAGATCGTTCCGTGACATCGCTGACTACCTCAGGAAGGGCGATGCGCTGGTCCTCAACGATACCCGTGTCATGAAGGCGCGGCTTGTCGGCAAGCGCGAAGGAACGGGCGGAAGGGTCGAGGTCCTCCTTCTGTCAAGGGTGGACGCTCCGGGCGGAAGAGAGGGCGAGGTGGGGCGTGGACCTGAAGAGCGCGGCGAGAGCGCGTCGGAGACCTGGGAAGTGCTCGTGAAGCCAGGGAGAAAGGCATTGCCAGGCACCAGGCTCTCGTTCGACGGGCGCCTGGTGGGTGATGTCCTGTCCAGGACGCCGGCGGGCGGGAGGATAGTTCGCTTCGTGGCGTGCGGTGCCTTCGACCGCGTCGTCGAGGAGATCGGACGTGTGCCTCTCCCTCCGTACATCAGAAGGGAAATAGCCGATCCAGAGAGGTACCAGACGGTTTACGCCGACAGGAACAAACAAGCGTCCGCGGCGGCGCCGACCGCGGGCCTTCACTTCACTCGTGAGCTGCTGGAGAGCATTGAGAGGAAGGGCGTTCGGATCGTCCGTGTGACTCTCCACGTGGGGCTCGGCACTTTTCGACCCGTGAAAGTGGAGAGGGTTGAAGACCACGTGATGCACGCCGAATACTTCGAAGTGAGCGAGGAGGCCGCGAGCGCCCTCACGCAGACCAGGGTAGGGGGAGGTCGCGTGTTCGCGGTGGGCACGACGGCAGTGCGGACCCTCGAATCCTTGAGGACGCACGGGGACGGAAGCGTGGAGCCGCTCAGCGGGTGGACGACCAAGTTCATCTATCCCGGATACCGCTTTCAACTGGTTGACGCGCTTGTCACCAACTTCCACCTTCCGCGGTCCACCTTGCTCATGCTCGTGTGCGCCTTCGGCGGTTATGATAGGATCATGTCAGCCTACGGAATCGCTGTGAGGTCGAGGTACAGGTTCTTCACTTTCGGCGACGCCATGCTCGTCTTGTGA
- a CDS encoding DUF881 domain-containing protein has translation MREPSGAGTRMLIAVLVLLMAANVAMLARSLDLLRFPGEISDTEVVRGGARALADYYELTCADSGLARNSAVRDALAKFKFEIEQAVSREEIASAMMTYGRALQDVIVREEENRRRGLVLSIISEDPAVRTIAGRTVVTVSRGPDGQVMVEGNGVAISPETTARLQAETTLAGLSGPVEIEVTGGKTSLIAPRTTQDALRLLQAEADNLRSALESLRRTAGYSPLEGQGIVVKVYDAPGGYSREDVVQEKDIRDMVNELFAAGASGVEVGGQRLVATSSIRSAGPLLLVNQQPIAVNPVVIRAVGSPELLASSLELIRNSLKPWGIRVEIERQDNLVLSGFEKGGGGR, from the coding sequence GTGCGAGAGCCTTCTGGCGCCGGGACGAGGATGCTGATAGCAGTCCTTGTCCTGCTCATGGCCGCAAACGTGGCGATGCTGGCCCGTTCCCTTGATCTCCTGAGGTTTCCAGGGGAGATCAGCGACACCGAGGTAGTCCGCGGAGGAGCGAGGGCCCTCGCTGACTACTATGAGTTGACGTGCGCCGATTCAGGCCTTGCACGCAACTCTGCGGTGAGGGACGCCCTTGCGAAGTTCAAGTTCGAGATAGAACAGGCCGTGAGTCGCGAGGAGATCGCGTCGGCTATGATGACGTACGGTCGGGCCCTGCAGGATGTCATAGTCCGCGAGGAGGAGAACCGCCGCAGGGGACTGGTGCTGAGCATCATCAGCGAGGACCCCGCCGTGCGGACGATCGCGGGCCGGACCGTGGTCACCGTATCCCGGGGCCCAGACGGCCAGGTGATGGTTGAGGGCAACGGCGTCGCTATCTCTCCGGAGACGACGGCAAGGCTCCAGGCTGAGACGACGCTCGCCGGCCTCTCCGGGCCGGTGGAGATAGAAGTCACGGGCGGCAAGACGTCCCTGATCGCCCCCAGGACTACCCAAGACGCCCTCAGGTTGCTGCAAGCAGAGGCGGACAACCTCCGCTCCGCCCTCGAGAGCCTCCGGCGTACGGCAGGGTACAGCCCTCTGGAAGGCCAGGGCATCGTCGTGAAGGTGTACGACGCCCCCGGCGGCTATTCGAGAGAAGACGTGGTCCAGGAGAAGGACATCAGAGACATGGTGAACGAGCTGTTCGCCGCGGGCGCCTCCGGGGTCGAAGTAGGGGGGCAACGGCTCGTGGCGACGTCGTCCATTAGGAGCGCGGGCCCGCTGCTGCTCGTGAACCAGCAACCTATCGCGGTGAACCCCGTTGTCATCAGGGCGGTGGGCTCTCCCGAGCTTCTTGCAAGCAGCCTGGAGCTCATCAGGAACAGCCTCAAACCATGGGGCATACGCGTGGAAATCGAGAGACAGGATAATCTCGTGCTGAGCGGCTTCGAGAAGGGGGGCGGTGGCCGTTGA